A window of the Synechococcus sp. M16.1 genome harbors these coding sequences:
- a CDS encoding aspartate carbamoyltransferase yields the protein MAQAKTAVVDASSVQIRFEPMGPDVYGQNQPQELLAAIAEDVEPLKDLVDQHVVSIQPFRPEVLLQVFRLAAKFESNPDRYCRHNTPLTGKILINAFYEPSTRTRLSFDSAWHRLGGTSINITDRATTGIAKGESLEDVAHMFNNYGDCVVLRDSDPGAVYAMTSTLRIPIINAGNGIDEHPTQAMADLYTIFKWRPKLAEAEVAPSDRIRIGIVGIPSRMRTVRSLLRILAKFPQTVDEVVVIHAPGLEPDQPLFDPGQLEELEACGMKVRSSTDLQAEVPDLDVVYINAIAWVGDSYEVHGGGFRLTRDMPFKPEAIVLHPLARGAELSTCLDDTPHNWYFSQARGAVFLRMALLTCMVDRAERVMDVI from the coding sequence GGGCAGAACCAACCCCAGGAGCTGCTGGCTGCCATTGCTGAAGATGTTGAACCTTTGAAGGATTTGGTGGATCAGCACGTGGTGTCGATCCAACCGTTTCGCCCCGAGGTTTTGTTGCAGGTGTTTCGCCTGGCGGCGAAGTTTGAGAGCAATCCAGATCGCTATTGCCGTCACAACACGCCACTCACCGGCAAGATTCTGATCAACGCGTTTTACGAACCAAGCACGCGCACGCGGCTGTCCTTTGACAGTGCCTGGCACCGACTCGGTGGTACCTCCATCAACATCACCGATAGGGCCACCACAGGGATCGCCAAGGGCGAATCTCTTGAAGATGTCGCCCATATGTTCAACAACTACGGCGATTGTGTGGTGCTTCGGGATAGCGATCCCGGTGCCGTCTACGCGATGACGTCAACCCTGCGGATTCCGATCATCAACGCTGGAAATGGGATCGATGAGCATCCCACCCAGGCGATGGCCGATCTGTACACGATCTTCAAGTGGCGCCCCAAGCTTGCTGAAGCTGAAGTGGCACCCTCTGATCGGATTCGCATTGGGATCGTCGGAATCCCTTCGCGGATGCGAACGGTTCGCTCCCTGTTGAGGATCCTGGCCAAATTCCCGCAGACCGTGGACGAGGTGGTGGTGATTCACGCCCCCGGGTTGGAGCCGGATCAGCCGCTGTTCGACCCAGGACAGTTGGAGGAGCTTGAAGCTTGTGGGATGAAGGTGCGCTCCAGCACGGATCTTCAGGCTGAAGTGCCCGACTTGGATGTCGTTTACATCAATGCCATTGCCTGGGTCGGCGACTCCTATGAAGTGCACGGCGGAGGATTCCGCCTCACCCGCGACATGCCGTTCAAACCGGAAGCGATCGTGCTCCATCCCTTGGCGCGGGGAGCGGAACTCAGCACCTGCCTGGATGACACGCCCCATAACTGGTATTTCAGCCAGGCCAGGGGAGCCGTGTTCCTGCGCATGGCCCTGCTCACCTGCATGGTGGATCGGGCCGAACGCGTGATGGATGTGATCTGA
- a CDS encoding DUF1028 domain-containing protein, with amino-acid sequence MTFSILARDPSNGRFGVAVATCHLAVGSTVPHIRAGVGAVATQAHTNPYLGICGLERLEQSSDAESVLASLLADDQHRDRRQFHLIDLDGRTACWTGQDCGPWAGHRHQRDLSVAGNCLVDEGVLAAMEQAFLTSDPSLKLGRRLMMALLAGEAAGGDHRSPFCTSAAVQVSGEAAFPLLDLRVDFHERAVEQLMEVYERSQALWAQEWRDELSELPMLNRLVA; translated from the coding sequence GTGACCTTTTCGATCCTGGCCCGGGACCCCAGCAACGGTCGCTTTGGTGTTGCTGTGGCCACCTGTCATCTGGCCGTTGGATCCACCGTGCCTCACATCCGCGCCGGGGTTGGTGCCGTCGCCACCCAGGCCCATACCAATCCGTATCTGGGGATTTGTGGCCTTGAGCGCCTGGAGCAGAGTTCGGATGCCGAGAGCGTTCTGGCCAGCCTTCTTGCGGATGATCAACACCGTGACCGGCGTCAGTTTCACCTGATCGATCTGGACGGTCGTACGGCCTGTTGGACGGGGCAGGATTGCGGCCCTTGGGCAGGGCATCGCCATCAGCGTGATCTGTCTGTTGCCGGCAATTGCTTGGTGGATGAGGGCGTGCTGGCAGCCATGGAGCAGGCCTTTCTCACCAGCGACCCCAGCTTGAAACTGGGCCGCCGCCTGATGATGGCTCTGCTGGCCGGGGAAGCGGCTGGTGGTGACCATCGTTCTCCCTTCTGCACGTCAGCGGCGGTGCAGGTGAGCGGCGAAGCGGCTTTCCCGCTGTTGGATCTGCGCGTTGATTTCCACGAGCGCGCCGTGGAGCAGTTGATGGAGGTGTACGAGCGCAGTCAGGCCCTCTGGGCCCAGGAGTGGAGGGATGAACTGTCGGAGTTGCCGATGCTCAACCGTTTGGTGGCTTAA
- a CDS encoding urease subunit gamma translates to MHLSPQEKDKLLIVTAALLAERRLNRGLKLNHPEAVAWLSFLVLEGARDGKSVAELMQEGTTWLRQDQVMEGVPELVHEVQIEAVFPDGTKLVTLHDPIR, encoded by the coding sequence ATGCATCTCAGTCCCCAGGAAAAGGACAAGCTCCTAATCGTGACCGCGGCACTGCTGGCCGAGCGGCGCTTGAACCGTGGCCTGAAGCTCAACCACCCCGAAGCGGTGGCTTGGCTCAGTTTTCTGGTGCTGGAAGGTGCCCGTGACGGCAAGAGCGTGGCGGAGCTGATGCAGGAAGGCACCACCTGGCTGCGTCAGGACCAGGTGATGGAGGGCGTTCCCGAGCTCGTCCATGAGGTGCAGATCGAGGCCGTCTTCCCCGACGGCACCAAGCTCGTCACCCTGCACGACCCAATTCGCTGA
- a CDS encoding type 1 glutamine amidotransferase has protein sequence MIQHVDHEDAALVGELARQRGLTLKILRPDRGDLLPDPKTCANSIALVLGGPMSVNDRNQPGMDWLRQELDWLRGWHQQRRPMLGICLGAQLMAVAAGGSVQPLQVGAPPQQLKELGLGAIHWVADPSDEALLIGQPSSSLVLHWHGDRIHLPADATLLASSLHCAEQVFRIGAHAIGLQCHLEIDGDALEHWIANDHAYVVRALGAEGPDRLRRDWRTLGTTLQEQGRNFFNAVLDQLIEISQAD, from the coding sequence GTGATTCAACACGTTGACCACGAAGACGCCGCACTGGTGGGAGAACTGGCGCGGCAGCGGGGCCTGACACTCAAGATCCTGAGGCCCGACCGGGGCGACCTTCTTCCAGACCCGAAGACGTGTGCGAACAGCATCGCCCTTGTGCTCGGTGGTCCGATGAGCGTGAACGATCGCAACCAACCGGGCATGGACTGGTTGCGTCAGGAACTGGACTGGCTGAGGGGCTGGCACCAGCAACGCCGACCGATGCTGGGCATCTGCCTGGGGGCACAGCTCATGGCTGTGGCTGCAGGGGGCAGCGTGCAACCGCTGCAGGTGGGAGCACCGCCACAGCAGCTGAAGGAACTGGGCCTCGGCGCAATCCACTGGGTCGCGGATCCAAGCGATGAGGCTTTGCTAATAGGGCAACCAAGCAGCAGCCTGGTGCTGCACTGGCATGGCGATCGGATCCACCTCCCGGCTGATGCAACCCTGCTGGCTTCGTCGCTGCACTGCGCGGAACAGGTGTTTCGGATCGGAGCCCACGCCATTGGCCTGCAATGCCACCTCGAGATCGACGGCGATGCCCTTGAGCACTGGATCGCGAACGACCACGCCTACGTGGTGCGCGCCCTGGGGGCTGAAGGGCCCGATCGCCTGCGCCGGGACTGGCGCACGCTGGGAACCACGCTCCAGGAACAAGGCCGAAACTTCTTCAATGCTGTGCTCGATCAACTGATTGAGATCAGCCAGGCCGACTAA
- the ureC gene encoding urease subunit alpha, whose protein sequence is MPYRISRQAYAETYGPTTGDRVRLADTDLILEVEKDYTIYGDEVKFGGGKVIRDGMGQSQTPRAEGAVDTVITNALILDWWGIVKADVGLKDGRIVGIGKAGNPDTQEGVTIVVGPGTEAIAGEGHILTAGGIDTHIHFICPQQIETALASGVTTLMGGGTGPATGTNATTCTPGAFHIGRMLQAAEGLPVNLGFFGKGNASTPEALEEQVRAGACGLKLHEDWGTTPATIDACLSVADRMDVQVCIHTDTLNEAGFVEDTIAAIKGRTIHTFHTEGAGGGHAPDIIKICGEANVLPSSTNPTRPYTRNTLEEHLDMLMVCHHLDPKIPEDVAFAESRIRRETIAAEDILHDLGAFSIIASDSQAMGRVGEVITRTFQTAHKMKVQRGALPEDSARNDNHRLKRYIAKVTINPALAHGISSEVGSIETGKLADLVLWKPGFFGIRPELVVKGGSIVWAQMGDANASIPTPGPVHGRPMFGAFGKALAPSCLTFVSEAAMDADIQRQLGLERTCMAVKETRSVGKSALKLNSALPKVSVDPQTYEVFADSELLTCEPAEVLPLAQRYLLL, encoded by the coding sequence ATGCCCTACCGCATCTCCCGCCAGGCCTACGCCGAGACCTACGGACCCACCACCGGCGACAGGGTTCGCCTGGCCGACACCGATCTGATCCTGGAAGTCGAGAAGGACTACACCATCTACGGCGATGAGGTGAAGTTCGGCGGCGGCAAGGTAATCCGCGACGGCATGGGCCAATCCCAGACCCCGCGAGCCGAGGGCGCCGTCGACACCGTGATCACCAATGCCCTGATCCTCGATTGGTGGGGCATCGTCAAAGCCGATGTCGGCCTCAAGGACGGCCGCATCGTGGGCATCGGCAAAGCCGGCAACCCCGACACCCAGGAAGGGGTGACGATCGTGGTGGGCCCAGGCACCGAAGCCATCGCTGGGGAGGGCCACATCCTCACGGCCGGTGGCATCGACACCCACATTCACTTCATCTGCCCCCAGCAGATCGAAACGGCCCTGGCCAGCGGCGTCACCACCCTGATGGGCGGCGGCACCGGACCGGCCACTGGCACCAACGCCACCACCTGCACCCCCGGAGCCTTCCACATCGGGCGGATGCTCCAGGCCGCCGAAGGCCTGCCGGTGAACCTGGGCTTCTTCGGCAAAGGCAACGCCAGCACGCCGGAAGCCCTAGAAGAACAGGTTCGCGCCGGTGCCTGCGGCCTGAAGCTGCACGAAGACTGGGGCACCACGCCCGCCACCATCGATGCCTGCCTGTCGGTGGCCGATCGGATGGATGTGCAGGTGTGCATCCACACCGACACCTTGAACGAAGCCGGCTTCGTGGAAGACACGATCGCCGCCATCAAGGGACGCACGATTCACACCTTCCACACCGAAGGCGCCGGCGGTGGCCATGCCCCGGACATCATCAAGATCTGCGGTGAGGCCAACGTGCTGCCAAGCAGCACCAACCCCACCCGGCCCTACACCCGCAACACGCTCGAGGAGCACCTCGACATGCTGATGGTGTGCCACCACCTCGATCCGAAAATCCCCGAGGACGTGGCCTTCGCCGAATCGCGGATCCGGCGCGAAACGATCGCCGCCGAAGACATCCTTCACGACCTGGGCGCCTTCTCGATCATCGCCAGCGACTCCCAGGCCATGGGCCGCGTGGGCGAAGTGATCACCCGCACCTTCCAGACCGCCCACAAGATGAAGGTGCAGCGCGGTGCATTGCCGGAAGACTCCGCTCGCAACGACAACCACCGGCTGAAGCGCTACATCGCCAAGGTGACGATCAACCCGGCTTTGGCCCACGGCATCAGCAGCGAAGTGGGGTCGATCGAAACCGGCAAACTCGCCGATCTGGTGCTTTGGAAGCCTGGCTTCTTCGGCATTCGCCCGGAACTGGTGGTGAAGGGCGGTTCGATCGTCTGGGCCCAGATGGGCGATGCCAACGCCTCGATTCCCACCCCAGGCCCGGTGCACGGCCGGCCGATGTTTGGCGCCTTCGGCAAAGCCCTCGCCCCCAGTTGTCTCACCTTCGTGAGCGAAGCGGCGATGGATGCTGACATCCAACGCCAGCTGGGGCTGGAGCGCACCTGCATGGCGGTGAAGGAGACCCGCAGCGTGGGCAAGAGCGCCCTCAAGCTGAATTCAGCGCTGCCCAAGGTGAGCGTGGACCCACAGACCTATGAGGTGTTCGCCGACAGTGAGCTGCTCACCTGTGAGCCCGCCGAGGTGCTTCCCCTCGCCCAGCGCTACCTGCTGCTTTGA
- the ureE gene encoding urease accessory protein UreE: MTDAVVVLEQRLQNSSATATLQLPLTAEERTVLRGRRTTSCGRPVLLQLPRVGSLQPGDLLGDQSRSTVVEVTAAPEALLRVQGSHPLELLQAAYHLGNRHVALELHEQELLLPEDSVLATMLEGRGLTVSRCLQPFAPEGGAYGGHQHG, translated from the coding sequence GTGACGGATGCGGTGGTCGTGCTGGAGCAGCGCCTGCAGAACAGCAGTGCCACGGCCACCTTGCAGTTGCCGTTAACGGCCGAAGAGCGCACGGTGCTGCGGGGCCGTCGCACCACGTCCTGCGGGCGTCCAGTGCTCCTGCAGTTGCCCCGTGTGGGATCGCTGCAGCCCGGTGATCTGCTGGGGGATCAGTCTCGTTCGACTGTTGTGGAGGTGACGGCAGCGCCGGAAGCATTGCTGCGGGTGCAGGGGTCGCATCCTCTTGAGCTGTTGCAGGCGGCTTATCACCTGGGCAATCGTCATGTCGCCCTGGAGCTGCATGAGCAGGAGCTGTTGCTGCCGGAGGATTCCGTTCTCGCCACGATGCTGGAAGGCCGTGGCTTGACGGTGAGCCGTTGTCTGCAGCCGTTTGCCCCTGAAGGCGGCGCCTACGGAGGTCATCAGCACGGATGA
- a CDS encoding urease subunit beta — MAPLIPGELLPEPGELELNAGRPVTTLSVSNSGDRPVQVGSHFHFAEANAALQFDRTAARGQRLDIPAGTAIRFEPGDNRDVNLIPFAGARRVIGFNGQINGPLDA; from the coding sequence ATGGCACCTCTCATTCCAGGCGAACTGCTCCCCGAACCGGGTGAACTGGAACTGAATGCAGGCCGACCCGTCACCACGCTGAGCGTCTCCAACAGCGGCGACCGGCCGGTGCAGGTGGGCTCCCATTTCCATTTCGCCGAAGCCAATGCCGCCCTGCAGTTCGACCGGACCGCAGCCCGCGGTCAACGGCTCGACATCCCCGCCGGCACCGCCATCCGCTTCGAGCCCGGCGACAACCGCGACGTGAACCTGATTCCCTTCGCCGGTGCACGACGCGTCATCGGCTTCAACGGCCAGATCAACGGACCCCTCGACGCCTGA
- a CDS encoding Zn-dependent hydrolase, translating into MPALISASPTTPATGIERSKVVARPNRDRLIGTIEQLASIGAKPDGSVCRRGFSPEDVQGRELLAHWMKQLGMQVRVDAAGNLIGRLEGLDPHRPALVTGSHLDTVPTGGRFDGALGVLAGLEACRALQDQGLRLRHGIELIAFADEESTMVGCKGLAGTASDDPESYATSNGQPIQDNLARIGGHWPSLASARRSDEAYAAFLELHVEQGGVLEQRGDAIGVVEGVVGQRRFSINVKGQANHAGTTPMGLRQDALVAASRLVLAVEAMASRHPGDPVATVGRLEVWPNAANVVPGAVALTVDLRDVDPTDLDQLVEELMQQVENIGAETGCPIAVDPQFSVDPTPADAVVMATIAEAAADLGLSHSHLPSRASHDAQEVGRRWPMGMIFVPSRGGLSHSAAEFTSDEQCWAGTAVLLETLLRLDRQLP; encoded by the coding sequence TTGCCAGCGCTCATTTCGGCTTCTCCGACCACCCCTGCAACCGGAATTGAGCGAAGCAAAGTTGTCGCACGTCCGAACCGTGACCGGCTGATCGGAACGATTGAGCAGCTGGCCAGCATTGGCGCCAAGCCGGACGGAAGCGTGTGTCGACGCGGGTTCTCGCCGGAGGATGTGCAGGGCCGTGAGTTGCTGGCCCACTGGATGAAGCAGCTCGGCATGCAGGTGCGTGTTGATGCCGCTGGCAACTTGATCGGACGTCTGGAAGGCCTCGACCCCCACCGCCCTGCCCTGGTGACCGGGTCGCACCTCGATACGGTTCCCACCGGTGGACGTTTTGACGGGGCCCTGGGGGTGTTGGCCGGTCTGGAAGCCTGCCGCGCTCTTCAAGACCAGGGCCTGCGCTTGCGGCACGGCATCGAGTTGATCGCCTTTGCCGACGAAGAGTCGACCATGGTGGGCTGCAAGGGCTTGGCGGGCACGGCCTCCGATGACCCGGAGAGCTATGCCACCAGCAATGGTCAGCCGATTCAGGACAACCTGGCGCGCATCGGCGGCCATTGGCCTTCACTGGCCTCGGCTCGACGCTCCGATGAGGCCTATGCCGCTTTCCTGGAGTTGCATGTTGAGCAGGGTGGCGTTCTTGAGCAACGCGGCGATGCCATCGGTGTTGTGGAGGGTGTTGTCGGTCAGCGACGCTTCAGCATCAATGTGAAAGGCCAGGCCAATCACGCCGGCACCACACCAATGGGGTTGCGACAAGACGCCCTCGTGGCGGCCTCGCGTCTTGTTCTTGCCGTCGAGGCGATGGCCTCCCGTCATCCCGGAGATCCGGTGGCGACGGTGGGTCGACTGGAGGTCTGGCCCAATGCCGCCAATGTTGTCCCCGGTGCTGTCGCCTTGACCGTTGACCTCAGGGATGTGGATCCGACCGACCTCGATCAGTTGGTGGAGGAGTTGATGCAGCAGGTGGAGAACATCGGTGCTGAAACGGGCTGTCCGATTGCGGTGGACCCTCAGTTCAGCGTTGATCCCACCCCCGCTGATGCTGTGGTGATGGCCACGATCGCTGAGGCCGCGGCCGATCTCGGCTTGTCCCACAGCCATCTCCCCAGCCGTGCCAGCCACGATGCCCAGGAGGTTGGCCGCCGTTGGCCGATGGGAATGATTTTTGTGCCCAGCCGGGGCGGCCTGAGTCATTCCGCTGCAGAGTTCACCAGTGACGAGCAGTGCTGGGCGGGCACCGCGGTGCTGCTGGAAACGCTGCTGCGGCTCGACCGTCAGCTGCCGTGA
- a CDS encoding DUF4278 domain-containing protein, producing the protein MTTLLYRGQQYQQNNATQGKPGVQLVYRRNVYQARQINNHRTPVQLVYRGVSYTR; encoded by the coding sequence ATGACCACCCTTCTCTACCGCGGCCAGCAGTACCAGCAAAACAACGCCACTCAGGGCAAGCCTGGAGTGCAACTGGTTTACCGCCGCAACGTGTACCAAGCCCGCCAGATCAACAACCACCGCACTCCGGTGCAGCTCGTTTACCGCGGTGTGAGCTACACGCGCTAG
- the asnB gene encoding asparagine synthase (glutamine-hydrolyzing) — protein sequence MCGIGGVFNADRQQTADRQLLVNMAAIQAHRGPDGFGVEVLDQAGVGFCHARLSIIDLNESRARQPFLTDDGEVLMAHNGEFYDFQRIRADLTAQGVRFSSKSDSEILLRLYQRQGLEATLPLLRGEFAFALFDRAEDCLYLVRDRFGIKPQYWAMTPEGLVFGSELKVLFAHPAVERRFTSEGLFHQLMQTMVPGTTAFAGVHQVKPGHVLKVQRVNGRLQVSESTYWDVDFPRKDERDLKRTEADHIAAVRAALLEAVELRMVADVPVGCYLSGGIDSCSILGLASAVSQAPVKAFTIGFDDARYDESPIAREMAEATGAEQDLMRLSGQELYGHMERTIWHAERTIYNTLAVAKFLMSRHVNDVDYKVVMTGEGSDELFGGYPAFRRDMFLHGLDDLPQEERASWESLLQQSNALVKGAMLAENQVDDPYLDAVVGFTPSCLQPWLACAPLVPELLAESHAAALKDYSPGKAIAEQLDGDQLDGRHALDKAQYVWIKTMLEGQILTWGGDRVDMANSMEARPAFLDHHLAAVAVQVPPELRIKGKTEKYVLREAMAGLLPEVLYRREKFAFMAPPAHTEPEKWEQMKQLADDYLSDEAIDAAGLLSKAGVRALFARHEDPATSDAERVQMDAVINHLLGVQMLHRMFVAEDVPALARREADRLGWRVLMPV from the coding sequence ATGTGTGGAATCGGAGGGGTTTTCAACGCAGACCGTCAACAAACGGCGGATCGCCAGCTGCTGGTCAACATGGCGGCGATTCAGGCCCATCGCGGGCCTGATGGTTTCGGCGTTGAGGTGCTCGATCAGGCCGGCGTCGGCTTCTGCCATGCCCGCCTTTCGATCATTGACTTGAATGAGTCACGGGCCCGGCAGCCCTTCCTCACCGATGACGGTGAGGTGTTGATGGCCCACAACGGTGAGTTCTACGACTTCCAGCGAATCAGGGCTGACCTCACCGCCCAGGGGGTGCGCTTCAGCAGCAAGAGCGATTCCGAGATCCTGCTGCGGCTGTACCAACGCCAGGGCTTAGAGGCGACCCTGCCTCTGTTGCGCGGTGAGTTCGCCTTCGCCTTGTTTGATCGGGCCGAAGACTGCCTTTACCTGGTGCGGGATCGCTTCGGCATCAAACCGCAGTACTGGGCGATGACGCCGGAGGGTCTGGTGTTCGGTTCCGAGTTGAAGGTGCTGTTCGCCCATCCGGCGGTGGAGCGACGCTTCACCTCGGAGGGTCTGTTCCATCAATTGATGCAGACCATGGTTCCCGGCACCACGGCCTTTGCTGGGGTGCATCAGGTGAAGCCCGGCCATGTGCTCAAGGTGCAACGGGTGAACGGGCGGCTGCAGGTGTCGGAGTCGACCTACTGGGATGTCGACTTCCCGCGAAAGGACGAGCGGGACCTCAAGCGAACTGAAGCCGATCACATCGCTGCCGTTCGTGCGGCGTTGCTGGAGGCCGTTGAGCTGCGCATGGTGGCTGATGTTCCGGTGGGTTGTTATCTCTCCGGCGGCATCGACAGCTGTTCGATTCTCGGCTTGGCATCAGCCGTGAGCCAGGCACCGGTGAAGGCGTTCACGATTGGATTTGATGATGCTCGTTACGACGAGTCGCCGATTGCTCGTGAGATGGCCGAGGCCACCGGCGCTGAGCAGGATTTGATGCGGCTCTCGGGCCAGGAGCTCTACGGCCACATGGAGCGCACCATCTGGCATGCGGAGCGAACGATCTACAACACCCTGGCGGTGGCCAAGTTCTTGATGAGCCGCCACGTCAACGACGTGGATTACAAGGTTGTGATGACCGGCGAAGGCTCCGATGAGCTGTTCGGTGGCTATCCCGCCTTTCGCCGTGACATGTTTCTCCACGGTCTCGATGACCTGCCGCAGGAGGAGCGCGCCAGCTGGGAAAGCCTGTTGCAGCAGTCCAATGCTCTGGTGAAGGGGGCGATGCTGGCTGAAAACCAAGTGGATGACCCCTATCTCGACGCGGTGGTCGGTTTCACCCCCAGTTGCCTGCAGCCCTGGCTGGCCTGCGCGCCCTTGGTGCCTGAGCTTCTGGCGGAGTCCCATGCTGCAGCCCTAAAGGATTACTCCCCGGGCAAGGCGATTGCCGAGCAACTGGATGGGGATCAACTGGACGGGCGCCATGCTCTGGACAAGGCCCAGTACGTCTGGATCAAGACCATGCTGGAGGGCCAGATCCTCACCTGGGGTGGCGATCGGGTCGACATGGCCAATTCCATGGAGGCGCGACCCGCCTTCCTCGATCACCATCTGGCCGCGGTGGCGGTGCAGGTGCCGCCCGAACTGCGGATCAAGGGGAAAACCGAGAAATACGTGCTTCGTGAAGCCATGGCGGGTCTGTTGCCGGAGGTGTTGTACCGGCGTGAGAAATTCGCCTTCATGGCTCCGCCAGCTCACACGGAGCCTGAGAAGTGGGAGCAGATGAAGCAGCTCGCCGACGACTACCTCAGCGATGAGGCGATCGATGCCGCTGGTTTGTTGAGCAAAGCCGGAGTGCGCGCCTTGTTTGCCCGTCACGAGGATCCTGCCACCAGCGATGCGGAGCGTGTGCAGATGGATGCGGTGATCAATCACCTGCTGGGTGTGCAGATGCTTCATCGCATGTTTGTGGCGGAAGACGTGCCAGCCCTGGCCCGCCGGGAGGCGGACCGTTTGGGCTGGCGGGTGCTGATGCCCGTTTGA
- a CDS encoding urease accessory protein UreD, whose translation MQRLDPWHGRCDLQFHATNGSTKHQGGCTAPFKLLRSERGDDGRCELPVLHTAGGLVGGDQLSLDFKLEANSRGLITSVAAQKVYGSIGRSRLQPEGCFAHQQVHCSLASGSDFEWLPQELVLYADALFEQQLTVTLPQDASFLSAEIVRLGRTAAGETLQQGRWRSSLTIQRLAGNSSSWELADRVELGGASLDSPHGLGGAPVFGTLVWAAPMAMGAETTATLLEGARADREGLTGTMRCGALNQGLIARYSGESSRDARFWFSRIWERTRTIRRLTRPRIPRVWPLQEQPLRRQTSTVNAFETAAETH comes from the coding sequence ATGCAACGTCTTGATCCCTGGCACGGCCGCTGCGACCTGCAGTTTCATGCCACCAACGGCAGCACCAAACACCAGGGGGGCTGCACGGCTCCGTTCAAGCTGCTTCGCAGTGAACGCGGCGATGACGGACGCTGCGAGCTGCCGGTGCTGCACACCGCCGGAGGCCTGGTGGGCGGCGATCAACTCAGCCTGGACTTCAAGCTTGAGGCCAACAGCCGCGGCCTGATCACCAGCGTGGCGGCGCAGAAGGTTTACGGGTCGATCGGCCGCAGCCGCCTGCAACCCGAAGGCTGCTTTGCCCATCAACAGGTGCACTGCTCACTGGCCAGCGGCAGTGACTTCGAATGGCTGCCGCAGGAACTGGTGCTGTACGCCGATGCCCTGTTCGAACAGCAGCTGACGGTGACCCTGCCCCAGGACGCCTCCTTTCTCAGCGCAGAGATTGTGCGCTTGGGCCGAACCGCCGCCGGCGAAACCCTGCAGCAGGGACGGTGGCGCTCGAGCCTCACCATTCAGCGCCTCGCAGGCAACAGCTCAAGCTGGGAGCTGGCGGATCGGGTGGAGCTCGGCGGCGCCAGCCTGGACAGCCCGCATGGGTTGGGAGGCGCGCCAGTGTTCGGAACACTGGTGTGGGCCGCACCGATGGCCATGGGTGCCGAAACAACAGCAACACTGCTGGAGGGAGCGCGGGCCGACCGCGAAGGCCTCACGGGCACAATGCGCTGCGGCGCCCTGAATCAGGGCCTGATCGCTCGCTATTCCGGCGAGTCGAGCCGTGATGCCCGCTTCTGGTTCAGCCGGATCTGGGAGCGAACGCGAACGATCCGGAGGCTGACACGGCCTCGCATCCCCAGGGTCTGGCCCCTGCAGGAACAGCCTCTGCGCCGACAAACGTCCACCGTGAACGCTTTCGAGACTGCAGCGGAGACACACTGA